The Arachis ipaensis cultivar K30076 chromosome B03, Araip1.1, whole genome shotgun sequence region TAGTATGGTTTAGACAAAGGTGTAGGGCGTAACTTAACACAACCACCTGAGAACATATCCGAATTTGTTGCAAGCCTGGATGATTCCACATTGCTATGGTCATGTGTTGATGGAATCAGAATGTGGCGTCTTGCGCTCACACTTCTTGAAGGCTTTTGAGCATAGGAGGAAGGATGAGTTAGACATGAGGTTAGTTGCATCGTGTTCTCTCCTCCTAATTACAGCAACAAATGTATACGATATGGTTAGAATAATTCTGTGTGTCAAACAATCACAACTTGCATGATATTTGAAAGAGTCCAAACCTTGAAGTGTAATCGTTTTGATAGATGAAGTTGTATGCAAGAAGTTGCTAATGGCATTAAAGAAATCTTTACCGAGTGATTGATCAGTGGTGTGAAAAATCCCTGAGGTCCCCAACTGTGTTGAAAAGTTATTTGTGATGCTGGTGCGGCTAGATGCATTTGGAGGACTTGGCTTGTCATGGTTATAGCTAGAGCCTAAAACATGAAGGTTCCTATTGTTAGCAATGCATAGCTAAGAAATAGCTAGAACCAAAATCTGCACTGAAGTGGTCCCACAGAACTTCAACCGTAGGTCAATTTGCTGTAACTCAAGGTGATAGGCTTCTCTAATTAGTGTCGTGATGTTATCGCTACCACAAGAAAGAGAACTTTACAATGTAAGTTGTTGAATTTGTGAGTAATATAGTATGGTTTAGACAAAGGTGTAGGGCGTAACTTAACACAAAAtaagttctttttatttttcattcaaaTATCTTCACCTATATGTGTCAGCCATCTACATAACATACCTTGTAAGAAAGCAGTTGACAACTCCTTCAATGGGGTTCTATCTTCACACAGTGGTGTACAATTGCAAGATGTATGCATTATGCCTACAGGTTGCTTGTGTGGAAGTAGTTGTGCTATCCCAAGGTTTTCTGCAAAGGATTAGAAAGGATAAAATAATGATGGACACAAAAtaagttctttttatttttcattcaaaTATCTTCACCTATATGTGTTAACCATTTACATAACATACCTTGTAAAGAAGCAATTGACAACTCCTTAAAAGGGGTTCTATCTTAAGACTGTGGAGGTGCACTATTGCAACATCTATGCATTATGCCTACGTGTTGCTTGTGTGGCAGCAGTTGTGCTATCCCAAGGTTTTTCGCAACGTGTTAGAGAGGATAAAATAATGCTAGTTAATGCAAGAACACAGCACAAAGGTAACATGAAATTTGTTTCGTATGACCTAAACATATAGTTTGAAAGCACCTTTCTGGTCTGAATCAGttagctttctttttttttgcagaTAGCTTTGCCAATCTAGAGTGTCTCGTTTCTTTCGCATTTTCACCCGATTGTTTCATGCTAGTGTTGCAATTTCAGGTTAGGCTGATGAGGGAAATCTGGgtcaagaaaataaaaattactgGTTCATGGGTATTGAGGTTCAGTGAGATACTATGTATTTGCAATTTTAGGATCCATATGCGAATTAAATCTTCAAGTTGTGATTCACACATACCTGAATTGTAACCATGGTGTGGAAGCCTCGAAAAAATATCCTGCTCTTTGATGCACAATCTTATAAAAGCATAAATAGATCTTAGAGGGCCAAGTTGACTTTGTTAGATATTTTTTGTACACCTATTTATATGTGGAATTGTTTACAAAGTATCCTATCACAGAGAAAAGTTTAGGAAGCTGTTGACATGAAATCACAGCAAAAGTGATAATTTGCTGGCATAGCTTTTCGGGCTTCTATGCACAGCGTCCCAATTATACTGCTCTAATTTGGCATTTAAAGTGATGCgaaacaaatacaaaaataatgCAAATTTTTTAGTTTAAACCAAACTTTCTTTCTTTAGTCACAACATCAACTTGTAAGTATATATTTCTTTTTCATGCAGTTGGCAAGTAAGAGTAGTTGAGAATAAAGTTCATATTTAGTCATGGTACAGGGAAACAAAAAATCTATTCATGGCCATCCTTTGGTTTCAAATTAACTCTAGCTTGAGATGTCACAATTGtgctattttaattatgtatcaAATTAATAAATTGAaaactatattttaatttttattcctatAAGAAGTGACAATATTTTTGTTGACaggtttaaaaatttaaaatgagaTTTTCGCAAAAATATTGAACAATAAATTGGAAAAGTTAGCCATGGCTAATCTGTATGCCAAAGACTCAACTGAGACTGGTGTCATGGCTAATGTAATGACTGCTATCCTTAGGAGCGCACATTTGAAGGCAATGTTTACACAAAGCCCTCTAGGCCTTGGTTCCTTATCACTCGTTAATGTGTATGGTTACACCTTCAAGtcatgaaaaaattattttattcattGTAAAAGTAAAAGAATAGTGTAATAAAAATTCTAGGGACATAGGTCCAAGTACACAGTGCCATAAAGGCAAGGTCTAGAGGGCCATGAGAAACTAATCATAATAAGGGATGCAAATATTTATATCTTGTTTGTCAGTAAACTATAAGAACAACAATATGTGCAACTAAAGTGATGTAAACCAAATACAAAAGGAATGTAAATTTTCTGATTTAAACCCAACTTTGCTTCTTTAGGCATAACAACttgtaattatatatatatttctcaTGCAGTTGGTAAGTAACAGTAGTTGAGAATAAAGTTGATATTTACTCATGCTCTATATGCACAAAAAATTTATTCATTGGCATCCTTTGGTTTTAAATTGAGCCTAAATTCAAATGTGACACTTGTGGTATTctaattatgtatatatttaatGAACtgaatattatattataatttttattcctaCAACTTCACGCTAAATTTTTATTCATAGGATTAAAAGTTGAAAATTATATTTTCCCAGCAAAATTGAATTATAAATTGGAAACATTTGGTCATGGCTAATCTCTATAAGCCGAAGAATCAAGTATATTATACAGGCATAAAGGCAACATGTACATGACAGTAAGCTAACACCTTATGCAGAGTTAATTTTCGCTGAACTTCATCTATACCTTTTTAGCAAATGGAGCACTATATGATCACGGGCTAAAAGCATGGATTCAATTTATAtgagaattttaaaaattgttgTATTGCTTCCTTGATTATGATGGAGTATAACAAAATTTACCTCAACCAATAATCAttcatagagaaaaaaaaaagaaaatcatgATACACAGGTTGATGTTGTAAACACGATGTCCATTAGATAAGTTATAACAACCAAAGCATAAAAGTACATTATATTCTAGTAGATGTGGCCTACCAAAGATGCATTACCTAAATACAGCATAATCAGGTTTAACATATATTGTTTTTCCACCAAAGATAACGACATAGAAACTGGAATTAATCACTAAAAGCACGCTCCAAAGATAGGATACAAAACATGCACCAAACTTAACCTTAAAACTAAGTTGATTACAAATACCAGAGGTAATCCAGACTAATTATACCATGTGGCTCCTTATAACCTTCATCAAACTGAATGCACTCTCAGATCTCGACTTCAAACCGGGTATAATGTCTCATGATACACATGCAGTGACCTAATCCTTACTTTATCTTCATATTCTACCCAATGAAGAGTCTTCCTAGTCTTGTCCATGGGAGTGTTATAAGCTTCGTTTCATCACCAGTGCGTGTAATCCGCCCCCTGGCCTCCTCCTTTCCAACAACCTCTCCTATGTAATCTGCATGTCACAATACATAGTTTTAAATCTAAAGGTATAACTTCCCAGTCTGATCAAAGGATGACAAAAAAAAGCTATTTCAATTAAACTTACCAAATAATAGATTTCCATCGGTTGAACCATTTTCATCAAGTTCATGAAATGAACGGAATTTGAATGGGTTAAAAGCAAAAGTCTCAATAGGTAGGGCTGCCACCACAGTCTTTGTATAAAAGTTAAGCTTGTACTTGTGAGGACTTGTCCTAACCTTTCCATTGTTAAGCTTGACAATAAAATTTTGCATAGTATAAACACAATGCTCCTTTATCCTATTTTTGAACAATTCCAACCCAGGCTTGCAAACGGTTGCATGAATTCTATCACCCTGTAAATTGGATAAAAACAACATGAACATAACTTATTAGTGCACACCTAAGAAGAAGTTGCAAGGTATAAGTATGAATGATGGAAATACCTTCTCATCTTGTAGAACCAACTCCAAGCTAAACACCTCATTCTTGTTCCACTGACTTGGAAACTCATACAATCGAGCAACCCCCACAACCAAGGACCAGGCAAGCTTGGTTGGATTGATATCCCCGACAAAATCCTTCCTCGCAGGCATTTGTTTGCAGCAGAAAAGAATATCGACCTCAACCTATAGCAGATCCAAATAACAATACACATATATAATTTGTATAAGCTTTGGGGTTCTCATATTTATACACAACTATTTTTGTCATGATGATAGTGGTGGGCGGGAAAATCTGTGATTTTTGAACACCAGACGGAGCCCGCCTAAGTTGGAGGTACCAAATCGATCGCTTTATTAACCGCAAGTCACCAGTCAGGTGCTGCAGAAGATTCTTCCTTTATAGACATTTTGAATTTTTCCAGGACCTATCACCAAGCAAGCCAGTCACGTAAGCGCGGTTCTTGGAAGTAACACTGGCAGCCTCGTTCACTGCGTTGCAATTTCGGCGAAAGGCCCTGTTGAGAGGAGGCCAATTTCTTTTCCGCACCGAGCCCTATTTCTATAACATTTTAGTTTCCTTATGTTTTCACTGTGACATTAGTTGTCGCCGAACCCTAGCCACGTGTCCACATCCGCCCTTGCTTCTCATTTGGAGTGTCATCGAGGGAATTATTTACTTTAACTAATGAACAACTTATTTCAAGGACCCAGCCATGTTACCTTGGCTGCAACGTGTTGTCACCTAAGGGTATGCTCAATTGGAGGGAACACTGTGGATATACCTCAGTGAGTGAACTGCTTAACTATTATATTTAGAATAGATATATACTAGTGAATGACCCGTGCGATGCATGAAAAATATTTAGTACTGGAATTAACAAAATACATCATTTATGTATAATATAGTGTGTATCATAATCAAATAAAATTATACTTAAAAATCCTAATATCTGCCcttaat contains the following coding sequences:
- the LOC107631149 gene encoding uncharacterized protein LOC107631149, with the translated sequence MSVRYVWLLHMHRLLRCSSQSKSAYQLLVDKIEGVHGKLLNEAEVAAAIEEKKTHAFEINPSQVEVDILFCCKQMPARKDFVGDINPTKLAWSLVVGVARLYEFPSQWNKNEVFSLELVLQDEKGDRIHATVCKPGLELFKNRIKEHCVYTMQNFIVKLNNGKVRTSPHKYKLNFYTKTVVAALPIETFAFNPFKFRSFHELDENGSTDGNLLFDYIGEVVGKEEARGRITRTGDETKLITLPWTRLGRLFIG